One Setaria italica strain Yugu1 chromosome II, Setaria_italica_v2.0, whole genome shotgun sequence DNA segment encodes these proteins:
- the LOC101778336 gene encoding uncharacterized protein LOC101778336, producing the protein MKEIFKKYGKIELVVLSRDLRSKRNDFAFVYYTTHEAAVLCLESFDAEQLTENGSKVNIKVSLAKSDQKGKKNIEDHKCCISEKDTTRIPKSERKLGASSLHILPSSSRVVRITGDEKSSTTNGLLHVLRELAPWRHEHIGSAGSPIQDYPHIYSGEKRPFSALGNDSYCTSRNPRAQHESSTYAMPTSSYGGSSHAITGYFPPYHHDTRRCLPDSDYGLTEPWGGIQMWQAGSHKPGQPRGSSH; encoded by the exons ATGAAAGAAATCTTCAAGAAATATGGAAAGATTGAACTTGTTGTTCTATCACGTGACTTGCGATCTAAAAGGAATGACTTTGCATTCGTTTACTACACTACTCATGAGGCTGCCGTCTTGTGTCTGGAATCATTTGATGCAGAACAATTGACTGAGAATGGTTCAAAG GTTAATATTAAAGTCTCTCTTGCAAAATCTGACCAAAAGGGCAAGAAGAATATAGAAGATCATAAATGCTGTATTAGTGAGAAAGACACGACAAGGATTCCTAAAA GTGAAAGAAAACTTGGGGCGTCTTCACTGCATATATTGCCTTCCAGTTCCAGGGTGGTTCGAATCACTGGGGATGAGAAGTCATCTACAACTAATGGCTTGCTTCATGTTCTGAGAGAGTTGGCTCCCTGGAGACATGAACATATTGGTTCAG CAGGAAGTCCTATTCAAGATTACCCCCACATATACTCTGGAGAAAAGCGGCCTTTTTCAGCACTA GGCAATGATTCTTATTGCACGAGCCGCAACCCTCGTGCTCAACATGAGAGTAGTACCTATGCTATGCCAACTTCAAG CTATGGTGGGTCGTCCCATGCCATCACTGGGTATTTTCCTCCATATCATCATGACACCAGGAGATGTTTGCCAG ATTCTGATTATGGTCTGACAGAACCATGGGGTGGAATTCAG ATGTGGCAAGCCGGTTCTCACAAACCAGGGCAGCCTCGTGGAAGCAGTCATTAA
- the LOC111256347 gene encoding formin-like protein 16, with protein MAPPSPSPHRRAPLFRPPELPLPSALVPPKKRRVMRTPPKATTPIPPPPPPVPAAAGDLAVPAPTPPPRADPVGSPPAADQKPTLPPPPRAATKPSLPPPPTAENPSSPPPLTTEKPSSLPPPPAAEDENPSEPPLPATEKPSSPPTPPTDAPAYRAPTRKVRKVVRKVSPKGTIATREAAAAGAASAAAGALQPGEGHAQDKPPTDRNAAEDEVVGAEQSLGETAIKEPAAGCNSIAVGEAQLVKEMVTDCGDAPVVEKLVSRGEGKDEAGMSEWQRRRKTEVFVGGLNRDAKEEDVRAVLAEAGEIAEVRMIMDSMTKKNKGYCFVRYHEAAQARKAIAKFGNVKVVLHPLG; from the coding sequence atggcgccgccgtctccgtccCCGCACAGGCGAGCCCCGCTCTTTCGGCCGCCGGAGCTGCCGCTGCCGTCGGCTCTGGTGCCCCCGAAGAAGCGCCGGGTCATGCGGACTCCGCCCAAGGCCACCACCCCcatcccccctcctcccccacccgtccccgccgccgccggggacctAGCGGTCCCAGCCCCCACCCCGCCTCCTCGGGCGGACCCTGTGGGCTCGCCACCGGCCGCGGACCAGAAACCCactttgccgccgccgccccgagcCGCCACAAAACCCTCTTTGCCGCCTCCCCCAACCGCCGAAaacccctcctcgccgccgccattaaCCACGGAAAAACCCTCCTcgttgccgccgcctccggccgccgaGGACGAGAATCCCTCCGAGCCGCCGCTCCCAGCCACCGAAAaaccctcctcgccgccgacgcctccgACCGACGCGCCCGCGTATCGTGCTCCTACGCGAAAGGTGCGGAAGGTCGTTAGAAAGGTTTCCCCCAAGGGGACGATCGCCACTCgggaggctgcggcggcgggggcggcttcAGCTGCCGCCGGAGCGCTGCAGCCTGGGGAGGGACACGCGCAGGACAAGCCCCCAACCGATCGGAATGCTGCGGAGGACGAAGTGGTGGGAGCGGAACAGAGTTTGGGAGAAACTGCAATTAAGGAGCCGGCCGCTGGCTGCAATTCGATTGCTGTGGGTGAAGCGCAATTGGTTAAGGAAATGGTGACGGATTGTGGTGATGCCCCTGTGGTGGAGAAACTGGTGAGCAGGGGTGAGGGGAAGGATGAAGCTGGAATGTCAGAgtggcagaggaggaggaagacagaGGTGTTTGTTGGTGGGCTCAACAGGGACGCTAAGGAGGAGGATGTGAGAGCGGTGCTTGCAGAGGCGGGGGAGATCGCTGAGGTGCGGATGATAATGGATTCCATGACGAAGAAGAACAAAGGCTACTGCTTTGTGCGCTACCATGAGGCTGCACAGGCGAGGAAGGCCATTGCAAAGTTTGGCAATGTTAAGGTTGTGCTTCACCCACTTGGATGA